Within Metabacillus sp. KUDC1714, the genomic segment AACATTTCAGCATTTTTTAACAAAAGATCGTTCGTAGTTTTCGAGACTAGCTTTTGCGCCTCAACAGCGTTCTTTTGACGAAGCAAGGTGAGAGCGATTGCCACTTGGTTTTTCCAAAGTGGGATGGCTGTTGTGATTGATGACTGGATTTTCTCTACTAATGCTTGGTTGGCACTTTGAATTAAGCGAATTTGTGGTGCGCTTTGCATTGTGATTTGTCTGCTTAGGACTAGGTCATGTGTACGCTTTTCTAAGCGGTCGGCGAATTGCATGAGATCATTGACCTCTTGAAAAGCCATTTGGTCTTGGGTTAATTCAGCCTTTTTCTTTAATTCTGGGATTGATTTTTTCTCTAATTCTTCAAGCTTTAGTTCTCCTGCAGCAATATAGACATTTAATGCGTGAAAATATTCTTTGTTTTTTTCATATAGTTGTTCAAGAACATTGATGTCACCGAGAAGATCATTTTTTGAGTGTTCTAATTTCACTGTAATGCGATCAATTTGCGCTCCGGTTTTTTGGTATTTTGACAAGACCTCCTGAACTGAGTTCGATATCTTGCCAAACATCTTTGAAAGAAGATTGCGTTTTTCCGGCTTTAAATCATCAGGACTCACTTGTTCTAGCTTTTTCATGAGATCACCGATAATCTCACCAATTTCACCGCTATCCTTCTTTTGCACATGGTCTAGCATTGTATGTGAAAAGTTTAATAGCTTTGTTTGCGCTTGGCTGCCATATAAAGAGATAGCTTGCTGGTTTTTCGGATCAATTTGTTCCGCTAGCTGAATGGCTTTTTGGCGATTTTCTTCAGGTAAGACATCAACTAGTCGTTTTGGCTTTGCTGGTGTAGCTTTATCATCGATTACAACCTCATTTTCACCAAATGGGTTAGAAAGTAAATCATCAAGTTCACTATTTTTACTCATATGAACAGACCTCCTAGTGTCATTTTTTGATTGTTTTATTAATAGAAAGCTTGGCAACATCTAGTTCAAATTGTAAATGATCAATATCCTTTGATAGCACATCGTATAAATCCTTCTCCAAGGTCTCGGCAAGATTAGAGATCGTTCTGCGTGTTTCACTTAAAGAAATTGATAACTCAGCATTCTTCTTTGGTTGCGCTGCTAAAAATGCATATTTTTCACTGATTTCGACCATTGAGTCTAAGTGAGAATAAAAAAATGGTTCTACTAAGTAAAAACGTTTAGGTTCATTTTTGGTAATCGAATAGATTTTGTTAACGATCCGAATAATTTCAATGTTTTGCTTTATAGAAGCGACTGATCGCACATTCAAAAGTGCCTTTCTGAGTCGCCTGATTTTTTTGCTGGCTTCGTT encodes:
- a CDS encoding toxic anion resistance protein encodes the protein MSKNSELDDLLSNPFGENEVVIDDKATPAKPKRLVDVLPEENRQKAIQLAEQIDPKNQQAISLYGSQAQTKLLNFSHTMLDHVQKKDSGEIGEIIGDLMKKLEQVSPDDLKPEKRNLLSKMFGKISNSVQEVLSKYQKTGAQIDRITVKLEHSKNDLLGDINVLEQLYEKNKEYFHALNVYIAAGELKLEELEKKSIPELKKKAELTQDQMAFQEVNDLMQFADRLEKRTHDLVLSRQITMQSAPQIRLIQSANQALVEKIQSSITTAIPLWKNQVAIALTLLRQKNAVEAQKLVSKTTNDLLLKNAEMLKVNTLETARENERGLVDVDTLKKVQDHLVSTLEETLRIQAEGRAKRIQAEQDLASMETDLKKKLTGM
- a CDS encoding 5-bromo-4-chloroindolyl phosphate hydrolysis family protein produces the protein MKQLVNFLLRSSVATFSTGTIWLGSFFAFHQPFLLASAYALGGGGVVYLTIKGMTTHRFLKQNQLTKKEYQYIKKNLNEASKKIRRLRKALLNVRSVASIKQNIEIIRIVNKIYSITKNEPKRFYLVEPFFYSHLDSMVEISEKYAFLAAQPKKNAELSISLSETRRTISNLAETLEKDLYDVLSKDIDHLQFELDVAKLSINKTIKK